The region ATTTCCTACTATGTATCTAGATATGCATTATGACTTATAAgaaaaaatagattttttttcacaaaactaCATCTACAAATCAATTGATATGTAACTAAAAATTTTTGAGGAAATGCAAAATTAGTTCAAGTATATTAGACTTATGTTAACAACCTTATAAAAACCGAAAAATTGTGAGTCCGTTTAATTTTTTGTTGGATAAAATTAcattgagaaaaataaagtttgaTATACTTAAATTTTAAAGAATGAATTTGTGTTTGAAAACAATGTGAcaaagtaagtttaaaaaaTGAACTTTATTTGAATAATTACTAATACAGACATCATATAAGGTATAATATAAATGTGGAGTTTCAAAATGAATAATATCATTAGCAAACACTTTACACAtcttttccaaaaaaaagtATCTAtctaatattttataaatacacATGACCGGTGTTAGGATAGGTATGCCTCTGGTGAGTGGGTTGCTGGGTTTCTATGTTGGTAGCAGTGGAGGGGATCCCCTTAAAGCGGAAAATGGGGGCTCTAAAGCATTGATTGATCTTACTGTGGAATGTCATTATTCAAAAAGCTATTTGTGAAGTGAAATTGTCTTGAGATTGTGGAGGCTTTAGCTGAGGATCGGTATTAATTTCATGAGCTAGCCTCGAATCTCCTTGACCTCAGGCTCCTTTTGGACCTCGACTGGTGCCCAGAGCTTTTGCATATCTCTTGGGATCCCTATGCAGTAGCGGGCTAGGTTGCCTTGCTGGCATGATGTTAGGCTCCAGTGCCCTTTGTCTTACCTTAAGGCCTCGCCACTGCAATTACATTGTCTCTCATCTTGCCTAAAGATTTATTAGCCTTGTAATTTTCTTTAAttgctttttctttttcgatgtaaaaaaaaacatactttTCAAAGTTTTAAAACACATTTTTGTTTGACGTAAAAATTAATCACAAACATACATATTCACACACTTTTTCTTAAAGCAAAAggaatatatattaatatgcaATAGGAGTAGCACCCGATCTAAAAGGAAACGAAACAAACAGTTGGACGCTAAAGCTAGCCCagcacaaaaagaaaacaacctCTAATATGCACAAAACACGCATCCAATGAAGATCAAGTCTAGACTATCCAAAAAAAACCCTGAGAAGAAAATCAAAATCCAAAACCAATTGATCCAACGAAAAAAAATACGAATACCAAAAAGAACAATATGTATGTgtgtcaaaaaataaaaaaatgcagCACATGAAAAATAGTATAATATATAGTAACCAATAATCGTATTACTTATATGTATAGATTTGTTAAAATGTACATTTGTAACCAAAATGAGTGGctagataaaatcatgaaaatttGGGGGTGGCTATGGCGCACGTGAGTCATCCCAGTAGCTCCGCCCCTAATTCCGTGTATTATAGGGTTGAATTATGACTCTTTTAAACTTGCTTGTATCTTAAATTTATTATTCAGATAGAGATAGTAAAAGAAAATTAGTGAAAATaagtagaagaaaaaaaaagtgaggtGGAGTGTATGAGTCACAGCTCGTGTACCATTCTTGCCATAAACTCTACTGTATtgctgttaaaaaaaattaaagtttacataattaatttataatatatttaacATGCCCAAAATATATGTAATATcagctttatttttttttttattgaccaaaaaaaaaagctttattttttggttttctaAAGTATTATTGAGTGGGTAGACATCTCTTTAACTTTGATGCTTATCTAAATAATAACTCATGAGTGCTAATATcacataaataattaataaaattatttataaataaattaaaaaataaaataggaaaGTTTCTAGCCCGCTTATATCATTAATAATGTCATATACACACTTtatcttttaaacacttcatttctaccttttttttaattctttcctcttattatatatcacatctcatactttttcttGTCTTCTTACTCTCATtattccacctctctccacctcaaagagatATGAAAAGAACATTATTCATCTTAAATTTAATTAGTTAACCTAAAATTATTGATTATTTAACCGAATTTTTTTGACGAGTTATAATATTAtaattgtagttttttttttatacataggAAAACCGTTATAATTGTAGTTAAACTTTAAAATTGACTAACTATATTGTTCCCCTTGAAACCAGAAGCATGTTACTCTGCAAAGCAATGCTAGGTGGTTGCCAAATGAACATGCCACGTCCCGTTTACCACCGCTCTTCTCTTGTTGCCATGTGTAGCACTTCGACACGCAACCTTCCCTTCCCACCTCCATTACAACCTATTTAATCCTCTTCCGCCAGTAGCAACACCCAACTTCAAGGAACCTGTTGAATCCACCAATACAATATCTGTAAATTTGCGTGAAAACACCACCAACCAGAGAAAATGAGCCAGGAGCAACCAAGGCGCACTCAACCAGGGCAAGACCCAATCAAATACGGCGACGTTTTCCCCGTCTCCGGTGACCTCGCACAGAAGCCAGTCGCTCCCGAAGATGCCGCCATGATGCAGAGCGCCGAGACCAGAGTGCTAGGCCACACCCAACCCGGCGGAGCTGCCGCTGTCATGCAATCCGCCGCCACTCGGAACGAGCAAGCCGGCCTCGTCGGCCACCGTGAAGTCACCGACGTCACCGGTGACCGCGGCGTCACCGTCACGGAAACTCATGTCCCTGGAAGACGCATCATAACCGAAACAGTCGGTGGACAGGTGGTGGGGCAGTTTGTTGAACCAACCCCGGTTCAGACCGGCCCAATCGGCGCGGTCCGTGAGAGCGCGATAACCATAGGGGAGGCGCTGGAGGCGACGGCGAAGACGGTGGGAGACAAGCCGGTGGATCAGAGTGATGCCTCTGCGATACAGGCGGCGGAGGTGAGAGCGACGGGGAGCAATGAGATACTGCCGGGTGGGTTGGCTTCGATGCGCAATCTGCGGCAGCTTATAATGCTGAGTGCAAGAGTGACCAGGAGAAGATCAAGCTCGCCGACGTTCTGACTGGCGCCACCGCGAAGTTGCCCGCGGATAAGGCGGCGACGCTGCAAGATGCGGAAGGGGTGGCGAGTGCTGAGGTGAGGAACAATCCGGAGGCTGGAGCCACTCCTGGTGGTGTGGCCGCTTCTGTGGCGGCAGCGGCGAGGCTCAATGAAAATGGAATTATGTGATCGTGATGATGAAATGGTCGATATATAAGTGTTTTTAATTTGTGTTTTGTGTTTGCGGAGATGATAATGATAGTAAGTATGTGTGTATGGTTATTGTCTGTAACTGTAAGTGgtgtttctttttgtttctcttggtCTGCTTCTAACCAGAGTAGAGTTCTCCTTGGGTTAGTTTTAAGGGCCCATGTAATTAAGTTCTATATCGTGCTATATACTTTGTGTCTTGTGGTTTTCACTTGCTTATATAAGGGATAAGACTTACATTCAAAGAACATATAGTTTAGTGGTGGTTTATATCTGctcttaaatttatttattttttaagaaaaggTAGATGTCCACCATTGCGAAATTAAAACTAAAGGGTTCTAAAACAATATTCTCAACATGTGAGAACAACAAATacataagaaaataatttgaaaagcTAATTGTGAGGATTAATTTTTCAAACAACACTCCTTTAGTGACTACTCATTTTTGCAAGCTCAACCGACAAAACTGAATACAAGGGGAGATAAAAGAGTCGGCAAGAGCTAATACTCTTTTTACTTAATTTTGATTACTTCTCTTGTCATGCTTGGTAGCGAAGCTTTACCATGGTCTGATTTGAGATTGTGGTGGTGCTAACCTCGAATGTAAGGTGGTACATGTAGAAGATACTTCAACGCTCAAGTCGGTGAATGAGTCATGAGTTTTAGAAGAATTATAATAATGAGAAGAATGATTAGCATTTTTGTATACAGAGCTCCTCAAGGATGAGGGATGTCATTTAAGAGGAGCTTCTGAGCCCacgattgactcgttgttgtcgtGCTTACATAGTTTATCTCAATATTTTGTAAGGTTGCTTGGACACTGTGACAATTAGTCGGCGTAGTCCGTTTCTAAATTAGGTTACGTTGGTCGTCCTTTGGTGCATGCTTAGGTGCAGATCCTTATGCGCGGTTCACAACTCCCTTGGATCCTATGATTTAAGTGCCCACCGAAACAATTAGACACCATTCATGAAGGAATAATAGAACTGTTGTTATAGGTTAAGAgctttttttttccagattttTTTGTTTAAGTAAAGTGAAGAAACCaataatacaaaaaaaaaaactacattgtCCTAATAAAATGGGCTCAGAAGACCGGGCCTCAATGTTAACTATCTCGACTGGTGAGTTGATGCCTCGAGGGTGGGCTTGTAACAAAATCGATCACAAGTTTTTTTCGGCAACTCTGTACGTCCAATGGTTTCTTTGATCTCCAGTCGCGTCATCAATGGTTGTGTTCTCACCTTTGTCAAATTATATTACAACAGCAAACAAACATCTTGTTAATTTACGATTCAAGAATTTGTAAATTACAATTAGATCATTTCACTTCAGTTGAATTCAATTTGAAACGAGGCCACACACGAATCACATCACACAACTCATTAGCGGACCCTCTTGGCCTCTTGTAAGTTGGTTTACATAGTTGTATGAGAGCAATGTGAAGGACAAATTAATTAAAGATGATGCATTCACGTGATTCCAAACAAGGAC is a window of Lotus japonicus ecotype B-129 chromosome 5, LjGifu_v1.2 DNA encoding:
- the LOC130721001 gene encoding LOW QUALITY PROTEIN: late embryogenesis abundant protein D-34-like (The sequence of the model RefSeq protein was modified relative to this genomic sequence to represent the inferred CDS: inserted 1 base in 1 codon), whose translation is MSQEQPRRTQPGQDPIKYGDVFPVSGDLAQKPVAPEDAAMMQSAETRVLGHTQPGGAAAVMQSAATRNEQAGLVGHREVTDVTGDRGVTVTETHVPGRRIITETVGGQVVGQFVEPTPVQTGPIGAVRESAITIGEALEATAKTVGDKPVDQSDASAIQAAEVRATGSNEILPGGLASXAQSAAAYNAECKSDQEKIKLADVLTGATAKLPADKAATLQDAEGVASAEVRNNPEAGATPGGVAASVAAAARLNENGIM